One stretch of Cedecea neteri DNA includes these proteins:
- the alr gene encoding alanine racemase, whose product MQAATVVINRRALRHNLQRLRELAPNSRMVAVVKANAYGHGLLETARTLENADAFGVARLEEALRLREGGITKPLLLLEGFFNAEDLPVIATQNLQTAIHSIQQLEALEQAELSQPVTVWMKLDTGMHRLGVRPEDAEAFYQRLAACKNVSQPVNVVSHFARADERESDATPRQLDIFNSFTAGKPGQRSIAASGGILLWPDSHMDWVRPGIILYGVSPLEQKPWGEDFGFQPVMSLTSSLIAVRGHKAGEPVGYGGTWIAGRDTCLGVVAMGYGDGYPRSAPSGTPVLVNGREVPIVGRVAMDMICVDLGPDAAEKPGDSAVLWGDGLPVERIAEYSNVSAYELITRLTSRVTMKYLD is encoded by the coding sequence ATGCAAGCGGCAACCGTCGTGATTAACCGCCGCGCTCTGCGACACAATCTGCAACGCCTGCGCGAACTGGCCCCGAACAGTCGCATGGTGGCAGTCGTGAAAGCAAACGCCTATGGGCATGGTCTGCTGGAGACCGCCCGCACCTTAGAAAACGCCGATGCGTTTGGCGTGGCCCGACTCGAAGAGGCCCTGCGCCTGCGAGAGGGCGGTATCACCAAGCCGCTTCTGCTGCTGGAAGGGTTCTTCAATGCTGAAGACCTGCCCGTTATTGCCACTCAGAATCTTCAAACGGCAATCCACAGCATCCAACAGCTGGAAGCGCTTGAGCAGGCCGAACTGAGCCAGCCTGTTACCGTCTGGATGAAGCTGGACACCGGGATGCATCGCCTCGGCGTGCGTCCGGAAGACGCAGAAGCGTTCTATCAGCGCCTGGCTGCCTGCAAAAACGTGAGCCAGCCGGTGAACGTGGTGAGCCACTTTGCGCGTGCCGATGAGCGGGAATCCGACGCCACGCCGCGTCAGCTCGATATCTTCAATTCCTTTACCGCAGGCAAGCCGGGGCAGCGTTCCATTGCCGCCTCGGGCGGTATTCTTCTGTGGCCTGATTCGCACATGGACTGGGTTCGTCCGGGCATCATTCTGTACGGCGTTTCTCCGCTGGAGCAAAAGCCGTGGGGCGAGGATTTTGGCTTCCAGCCCGTCATGTCCCTGACCTCAAGCCTGATAGCGGTTCGCGGTCATAAAGCCGGTGAGCCGGTCGGCTACGGCGGCACCTGGATTGCCGGGCGTGACACCTGCCTCGGCGTGGTGGCGATGGGCTACGGCGACGGTTATCCGCGCAGCGCGCCGTCGGGGACGCCGGTGCTGGTCAATGGCCGGGAAGTACCGATTGTTGGACGCGTCGCCATGGACATGATTTGCGTCGATTTGGGGCCTGATGCCGCTGAAAAACCGGGCGATAGCGCGGTACTTTGGGGAGACGGGCTGCCGGTCGAGCGCATTGCTGAATACTCAAATGTAAGTGCTTACGAACTTATCACTCGCCTGACTTCAAGGGTGACCATGAAGTATCTGGACTGA
- a CDS encoding aromatic alcohol reductase has product MNIITEKAGEKILVLGVGQLGAAILDALQPAVLGLGRAITASVSPGSLNEHGRPVSPRHKKYAEAGIDFIALDIATSESDALVPLFQQFDTVINCMGFVAGEGTQLKITRAVIQAGVSRYFPWQFGVDYDVVGKGSGQPVWDEQHDVRTLLRSQSVTEWVIVSTGMFTSFLFEPAFDVVNLDKQTVNALGGWETQVTVTSPEDIGRLTAAIYLEQPRVANQVVFIASETLTYGRLAEIVERTSGKSFSKAVLSLPYLQAGLSRHPDDVMLRYRTAFARGEGVWWPMEKTYNFSKKIPVQDVAHWLQLHLKE; this is encoded by the coding sequence ATGAATATCATTACTGAGAAGGCAGGTGAAAAGATATTGGTGCTGGGCGTGGGACAACTGGGCGCGGCAATTCTGGATGCGCTGCAGCCAGCCGTCTTGGGTTTGGGAAGGGCTATAACCGCCAGCGTGTCGCCGGGATCTCTCAATGAGCATGGACGGCCGGTTTCGCCGCGTCATAAAAAGTATGCCGAAGCCGGGATCGATTTTATCGCTCTGGATATCGCGACCAGCGAGAGCGACGCTTTGGTGCCGCTGTTCCAGCAATTCGACACCGTCATCAACTGCATGGGGTTTGTCGCAGGCGAAGGTACGCAGCTTAAAATTACCCGCGCGGTGATTCAGGCAGGCGTCAGCCGCTATTTCCCGTGGCAGTTTGGCGTCGATTACGATGTGGTAGGCAAAGGTAGCGGGCAGCCGGTATGGGACGAACAGCACGATGTCAGAACGCTGCTGCGAAGCCAGAGCGTGACCGAATGGGTGATAGTCTCCACCGGGATGTTCACCAGCTTCCTGTTTGAGCCAGCGTTTGATGTGGTCAATCTGGATAAGCAAACCGTCAACGCGCTGGGTGGCTGGGAAACTCAGGTTACCGTCACCTCGCCGGAAGATATTGGCCGACTTACGGCCGCCATTTATCTTGAACAGCCTCGCGTGGCTAACCAGGTGGTGTTTATCGCCAGCGAAACGCTCACCTATGGCAGACTGGCAGAGATTGTCGAGCGCACCAGCGGCAAATCATTTAGCAAAGCTGTCCTGAGCCTGCCGTACTTACAGGCCGGGCTTAGTCGCCATCCTGATGACGTCATGCTGCGCTATCGTACCGCTTTTGCGCGCGGCGAAGGTGTCTGGTGGCCGATGGAAAAAACCTATAACTTCAGTAAAAAAATCCCGGTTCAGGATGTGGCGCACTGGCTGCAGTTGCATCTGAAGGAATAA
- a CDS encoding MmcQ/YjbR family DNA-binding protein — protein sequence MTNSELLEYCMKKPGAEQSVHSDWKATQIKVGDVLFAMVHAENQRPAVSLKATPDLAELLRQQHQDVFPSAHLNKTHWSTLYLDGSLPGSQIYYLVDASYQQAVTLLPEQVRQQLSV from the coding sequence ATGACGAATTCGGAACTTCTAGAGTACTGCATGAAGAAACCAGGCGCAGAGCAGAGCGTGCATAGCGACTGGAAGGCAACACAAATCAAAGTCGGCGATGTGCTGTTTGCGATGGTGCATGCGGAGAATCAGCGCCCGGCGGTCTCCCTCAAGGCGACGCCAGACCTGGCAGAGCTTCTGCGCCAGCAGCATCAGGATGTGTTCCCCAGCGCCCATTTGAATAAGACGCACTGGAGCACGCTATACCTGGACGGCTCGCTGCCCGGTTCGCAAATTTACTATCTGGTGGATGCTTCGTATCAGCAGGCGGTGACATTGCTGCCTGAGCAGGTCAGGCAGCAATTATCGGTTTGA
- the aphA gene encoding acid phosphatase AphA, translating to MRKIALALSAACLLVGLNHAALATESAPAPLNPGVTVAQLAQQMPIHWVSVAQIENSLLGREPIAVGFDIDDTVLFSSPGFYRGQKEFSPGKQDYLKNPAFWEKMNNGWDDFSMPKEVAKSLITMHLKRGDSVYFVTGRSQTKTETVTKTLQNDFLIPEPSVNPVIFAGDKEGQNTKTQWLKDKKIKIFYGDSDNDITAAQDVGARGIRILRASNSSYQPLPKAGSFGEEVIVNSEY from the coding sequence ATGCGTAAGATCGCCCTGGCACTCAGTGCCGCCTGCCTGCTGGTAGGCCTTAATCATGCCGCGCTGGCAACTGAATCCGCACCCGCTCCGCTTAACCCTGGCGTCACCGTTGCTCAGCTGGCGCAGCAGATGCCAATCCACTGGGTCTCCGTGGCACAAATTGAAAACAGCCTGCTTGGCCGTGAACCTATCGCGGTTGGCTTTGATATTGACGATACCGTACTGTTTTCCAGCCCTGGCTTTTACCGCGGGCAAAAAGAGTTCTCACCGGGCAAACAGGATTACCTGAAAAATCCCGCGTTCTGGGAAAAAATGAACAACGGCTGGGACGACTTCAGCATGCCAAAAGAGGTGGCGAAGAGCCTGATCACCATGCACCTCAAACGTGGCGACAGCGTTTACTTTGTCACCGGGCGTAGCCAGACCAAAACCGAAACCGTCACCAAAACCCTGCAAAACGACTTCCTGATCCCAGAGCCGAGCGTAAATCCGGTGATTTTTGCCGGGGATAAAGAAGGCCAGAACACCAAAACGCAGTGGCTGAAAGATAAGAAAATCAAAATCTTCTACGGCGACTCCGATAACGACATTACCGCCGCGCAGGACGTTGGCGCGCGCGGGATCCGCATCCTGCGAGCCTCGAACTCCAGCTATCAGCCGCTGCCAAAAGCAGGCTCGTTTGGCGAAGAAGTCATCGTCAACTCCGAGTATTAA
- a CDS encoding pyridoxal phosphate-dependent decarboxylase family protein gives MSRSNPILASSAQSIEEYQQAIAQTSQAVVEWLQQPQMYKGKTVAELKERIQLDFNPQGLGNQAAIERAIEYFLKDSLLVHHPQCVAHLHCPSLVVSQAAEVLINATNQSMDSWDQSPSATIIEMKLIEWLRAQVGYPAGDAGVFTSGGTQSNLMGLMLARDAYFARQGHSVQQDGLTGDIRKIRVLCSENAHFSVQKNMALMGMGYQSVTLVKTDEFARMDVNDLAAKIAQAKANGEQIMAIVATAGTTDAGAIDPLSDIAKLAAAHQIWVHVDAAWGGALLLSEKYRDYLNGLELVDSVTLDFHKQFFQTISCGAFLLKDARHYELMRYQAAYLNSEFDEEQGVPNLVSKSLQTTRRFDALKLWMGLEALGQKQYAEIIDHGVTMAKNVAAYVADHASLELVMQPQLASVLFRFRPASLAGRSDAEIALLNQKIGDALLESGRANVGVTEHNGVTCLKLTLLNPTVTLEDVKVLLALVEKTAEPLLNA, from the coding sequence ATGTCCCGATCTAACCCGATTCTGGCCTCCTCTGCGCAGAGCATTGAGGAATACCAGCAGGCGATCGCCCAGACCAGCCAGGCCGTAGTGGAATGGCTGCAGCAGCCCCAGATGTACAAGGGCAAAACCGTCGCCGAGCTGAAAGAACGTATTCAGCTCGACTTCAATCCACAGGGCCTGGGCAACCAGGCTGCGATTGAACGCGCGATTGAGTATTTCTTAAAAGACAGCCTGCTGGTGCATCACCCGCAGTGCGTGGCGCACCTTCACTGCCCAAGCCTGGTGGTTAGCCAGGCCGCGGAAGTGCTGATCAACGCCACCAACCAGAGCATGGACTCCTGGGATCAAAGCCCGTCGGCAACCATCATCGAGATGAAGCTGATCGAATGGCTGCGCGCGCAGGTTGGCTACCCGGCTGGCGACGCGGGCGTGTTCACCAGCGGCGGAACCCAGAGTAACCTGATGGGCCTGATGCTGGCGCGTGACGCTTACTTTGCGCGTCAGGGCCACTCCGTCCAGCAGGACGGTCTGACCGGCGATATCCGCAAAATCCGGGTGCTGTGCTCTGAAAATGCCCACTTCTCCGTGCAGAAAAACATGGCGCTGATGGGCATGGGCTACCAGTCAGTCACGCTGGTGAAAACCGATGAGTTCGCCCGCATGGACGTCAACGACCTGGCGGCTAAAATCGCCCAGGCGAAGGCGAACGGCGAGCAGATCATGGCTATCGTCGCCACTGCCGGTACGACCGACGCTGGCGCTATCGACCCGCTGAGCGACATCGCGAAGCTGGCCGCTGCGCACCAGATTTGGGTACACGTTGATGCAGCCTGGGGCGGCGCGCTGCTGCTGTCCGAGAAGTATCGCGATTACCTGAACGGCCTGGAGCTGGTGGATTCCGTTACCCTGGACTTCCACAAGCAGTTCTTCCAGACCATCAGCTGCGGCGCGTTCCTGCTGAAAGACGCTCGCCACTACGAGCTGATGCGCTACCAGGCGGCCTACCTGAACTCCGAGTTCGACGAAGAGCAAGGCGTGCCAAACCTGGTGTCCAAGTCGCTGCAGACCACCCGCCGCTTTGATGCACTGAAGCTGTGGATGGGTCTGGAAGCGCTGGGCCAGAAACAGTACGCCGAAATCATCGATCACGGTGTGACCATGGCGAAGAACGTGGCCGCCTATGTGGCTGACCACGCTTCTCTGGAGCTGGTGATGCAGCCTCAGCTGGCGAGCGTGCTGTTCCGCTTCCGTCCGGCAAGCCTGGCTGGCCGCAGCGATGCGGAAATCGCACTGCTGAACCAGAAAATTGGCGATGCGCTGCTGGAGTCCGGCCGCGCGAACGTCGGCGTGACCGAGCATAACGGCGTCACCTGCCTGAAGCTGACCCTGCTGAACCCAACCGTTACCCTGGAGGACGTCAAAGTCCTGCTGGCGTTGGTTGAGAAAACCGCAGAGCCGCTGCTGAACGCGTAA
- a CDS encoding LysR family transcriptional regulator, whose protein sequence is MDKLEAMRVYRHVVETQSFARAAELLGLPRSTVSRMIKDLENYLAVQLLQRTTRKLSVTTDGQNYYAECKKILGDIAALESSFPGKTGQPRGRFKIGMPQSLARHCILPEIQSFMARYPELELVLCSSDRVTDLVQEGFDCVIRAGAVEDSTTLVARQIARFRWSVLASGQYISQFGTPKTLEDLQHHHAVGYLSHATGKTSEWHFDRQGRDVSVRMKETLVVDDTDAYIQAGLQGMGLIRVASYLVSDYLSSGVLISCLEEYAVDMPLFLVYPQSRHVSPAVRAFYDWSKATLTRHYAQ, encoded by the coding sequence ATGGATAAGCTGGAAGCCATGCGGGTCTACCGCCACGTGGTTGAAACGCAAAGTTTCGCCAGAGCTGCCGAGCTACTCGGACTACCGAGATCAACCGTCTCCCGCATGATTAAAGATCTTGAAAACTATCTGGCGGTGCAGCTGCTTCAACGTACGACGAGGAAATTAAGCGTCACGACCGACGGCCAGAACTATTACGCCGAATGTAAAAAAATCCTCGGTGATATAGCCGCCCTAGAATCCTCCTTCCCCGGAAAAACCGGGCAGCCGCGAGGGCGCTTTAAGATTGGTATGCCGCAGTCGCTGGCCCGACATTGTATTTTGCCGGAAATACAGAGCTTTATGGCACGCTACCCTGAACTGGAACTGGTGCTTTGCTCAAGCGATCGGGTTACTGATTTAGTGCAGGAGGGATTTGACTGCGTTATTCGGGCGGGTGCGGTAGAGGATTCCACCACGCTGGTTGCCCGCCAGATCGCGCGCTTCAGGTGGTCGGTACTGGCTTCCGGGCAATACATATCTCAATTCGGAACGCCTAAGACCTTAGAGGATTTGCAACATCATCACGCCGTGGGCTACCTCTCCCACGCCACCGGCAAAACAAGCGAATGGCATTTTGATCGGCAAGGCCGTGACGTATCCGTAAGAATGAAAGAGACGCTGGTTGTGGATGATACCGACGCCTATATCCAGGCCGGCCTTCAGGGTATGGGGTTAATTCGTGTGGCCAGCTACCTGGTGAGTGATTATTTATCCTCCGGGGTGTTAATTTCCTGCCTGGAAGAGTACGCCGTCGATATGCCGCTGTTTCTGGTTTACCCGCAAAGCCGCCATGTTTCCCCGGCGGTACGGGCGTTTTATGACTGGAGTAAAGCCACCCTGACTAGGCACTACGCGCAATAA
- the tyrB gene encoding aromatic amino acid transaminase gives MFQKVDAYAGDPILSLMERFKVDPRSDKVNLSIGLYYNEDGVIPQLQAVAEAEARLNSQPHGASLYLPMEGLNGYRSAIAPLLFGANHPALVEGRIATVQTLGGSGALKIGADFLKTYFPDSQVWVSDPTWENHVAIFEGAGFTVNTYPWFDSETNGVRFDALLEKLNTLPEHSIVLLHPCCHNPTGSDLIDSQWDAVVEILKARNLIPFLDIAYQGFGAGMEQDAYAIRAIATSGQPMLVSNSFSKIFSLYGERVGGLSVVCEDSDAAGRVLGQLKATVRRNYSSPPCFGAQVVATVLNDEKLKASWLAEVETMRVRILEMRQVLVEVLTKAVPGRNFDYLLKQRGMFSYTGLSAAQADRLRDEFGVYLLASGRICVAGLNHGNVQRVAQAFAAVM, from the coding sequence GTGTTTCAAAAAGTTGACGCCTATGCTGGCGACCCGATCCTTTCCCTCATGGAACGCTTTAAAGTCGATCCGCGCAGCGACAAGGTAAACCTCAGCATCGGCCTCTATTACAATGAAGACGGGGTTATCCCGCAGTTACAGGCCGTCGCGGAAGCGGAAGCTCGCCTGAACTCGCAGCCGCATGGCGCCTCTCTCTATTTACCGATGGAAGGCCTGAACGGCTACCGCAGCGCGATTGCACCGCTGCTGTTTGGCGCCAATCATCCGGCGCTGGTGGAAGGACGTATTGCGACCGTACAGACCCTTGGCGGTTCCGGTGCCCTAAAAATCGGCGCTGACTTCCTGAAAACTTATTTCCCGGATTCGCAGGTGTGGGTCAGCGACCCAACCTGGGAAAACCACGTCGCCATCTTTGAAGGTGCGGGCTTCACCGTTAACACCTATCCGTGGTTCGACAGCGAAACCAACGGCGTTCGTTTTGATGCGCTGCTGGAAAAACTGAATACGCTGCCTGAGCACAGCATCGTGCTGCTGCACCCTTGCTGCCACAACCCAACCGGCTCAGACCTGATCGACAGCCAGTGGGACGCGGTGGTAGAAATCCTTAAAGCTCGCAACCTGATTCCGTTCCTCGACATCGCCTATCAGGGCTTTGGCGCCGGCATGGAGCAGGATGCTTATGCAATCCGCGCTATCGCCACATCCGGCCAGCCAATGCTGGTGAGCAACTCCTTCTCTAAAATCTTCTCCCTGTATGGAGAACGCGTTGGCGGGCTCTCCGTGGTTTGCGAAGATAGCGACGCCGCAGGGCGTGTGCTGGGTCAGCTGAAAGCCACCGTGCGCCGGAACTACTCCAGCCCACCGTGCTTTGGTGCGCAGGTTGTGGCCACCGTCCTGAACGACGAGAAGCTGAAAGCCAGCTGGCTGGCCGAAGTAGAAACCATGCGCGTGCGTATTCTGGAAATGCGTCAGGTGCTGGTGGAAGTACTGACCAAAGCCGTGCCGGGGCGTAATTTTGACTACCTGCTGAAACAGCGCGGCATGTTTAGCTACACCGGGCTAAGCGCAGCTCAGGCCGACCGCCTGCGCGATGAGTTTGGCGTTTACCTGCTGGCCAGCGGCCGTATCTGCGTGGCTGGGCTTAACCACGGCAACGTCCAGCGCGTGGCGCAGGCGTTTGCTGCTGTAATGTAA
- the ssb1 gene encoding single-stranded DNA-binding protein SSB1, with translation MASRGVNKVILVGNLGQDPEVRYMPNGGAVANITLATSESWRDKQTGETKEKTEWHRVVLFGKLAEVAGEYLRKGSQVYIEGALQTRKWTDQAGVEKYTTEVVVNVGGTMQMLGGRQGGGAPAGGNGGQQQGSWGQPQQPQGGNQFSGGAQARPQQQSAPAPSNEPPMDFDDDIPF, from the coding sequence ATGGCCAGCAGAGGCGTAAACAAGGTGATTCTCGTTGGGAATCTGGGTCAGGACCCGGAAGTACGCTATATGCCAAATGGTGGCGCAGTTGCCAACATTACACTGGCCACGTCAGAGTCCTGGCGTGATAAGCAAACCGGCGAAACCAAAGAAAAAACCGAGTGGCACCGCGTAGTGCTGTTCGGCAAACTGGCAGAAGTGGCCGGCGAATACCTGCGTAAAGGCTCTCAGGTTTACATCGAAGGCGCACTGCAAACCCGTAAATGGACCGACCAGGCTGGCGTAGAAAAATACACCACCGAAGTCGTGGTTAACGTTGGCGGCACCATGCAGATGCTCGGCGGCCGTCAGGGCGGCGGTGCACCGGCAGGCGGCAACGGCGGCCAGCAGCAGGGCAGCTGGGGTCAGCCTCAGCAGCCACAGGGCGGCAACCAGTTCAGCGGCGGCGCGCAGGCTCGTCCGCAGCAGCAGAGCGCGCCAGCGCCATCTAACGAACCACCAATGGACTTCGACGACGACATCCCGTTCTGA
- the uvrA gene encoding excinuclease ABC subunit UvrA produces MDKIEVRGARTHNLKNINLVIPRDKLIVVTGLSGSGKSSLAFDTLYAEGQRRYVESLSAYARQFLSLMEKPDVDHIEGLSPAISIEQKSTSHNPRSTVGTITEIHDYLRLLYARVGEPRCPDHDIPLAAQTVSQMVDNVLAQPEGKRLMLLAPIIKDRKGEHAKTLENLASQGYIRARIDGEVCDLSDPPKLELQKKHTIEVVVDRFKVREDIAQRLAESFETALELSGGSAVVADMDDEKAEELLFSANFACPVCGYSMRELEPRLFSFNNPAGACPTCDGLGVQQYFDPDRVVQNGELSLAGGAIRGWDRRNFYYFTMLRSLAEHYKFDVESPWNELSDTVKKVVLHGSGKETIEFKYMNDRGDTSVRRHPFEGVLHNMERRYKETESSAVREELAKFISNRPCTSCEGTRLRREARHVFVENTALPTISDMSIGHAMEFFQNMKLSGQRAQIAEKVLKEIGDRLKFLVNVGLNYLSLSRSAETLSGGEAQRIRLASQIGAGLVGVMYVLDEPSIGLHQRDNERLLETLIHLRNLGNTVIVVEHDEDAIRAADHIIDIGPGAGVHGGQVVAEGTMKDIIAVPESLTGQFLSGKREIAVPKQRVAADPSKVLKLSGAKGNNLKDVTLTLPVGLFTCITGVSGSGKSTLINDTLFPIAQRQLNGATIAEPAPYRDVQGLEHFDKVIDIDQSPIGRTPRSNPATYTGVFTPVRELFAGVPEARSRGYTPGRFSFNVRGGRCEACQGDGVIKVEMHFLPDIYVPCDQCKGKRYNRETLEIKYKGKSIHEVLDMTIEDAREFFDAVPALARKLQTLIDVGLSYIRLGQSATTLSGGEAQRVKLARELSKRGTGQTLYILDEPTTGLHFADIQQLLEVLHQLRDQGNTIVVIEHNLDVIKTADWIVDLGPEGGSGGGEILVSGTPETVASCEASHTARFLKPLLKLK; encoded by the coding sequence ATGGATAAGATCGAAGTTCGGGGCGCCCGCACCCACAATCTCAAAAATATCAATCTCGTCATCCCGCGCGACAAACTGATTGTTGTCACCGGGCTTTCGGGTTCAGGCAAATCCTCACTGGCATTCGATACCCTTTACGCAGAAGGGCAACGCCGTTACGTTGAGTCCCTCTCCGCCTATGCGCGCCAGTTCCTGTCGCTGATGGAGAAGCCGGATGTCGACCATATCGAAGGGTTGTCGCCCGCGATTTCTATTGAACAGAAATCCACATCCCATAACCCGCGTTCCACCGTCGGCACCATCACGGAAATTCATGACTACCTGCGTCTGCTTTACGCCCGCGTAGGCGAACCGCGCTGCCCGGATCACGACATCCCGCTCGCGGCGCAAACCGTCAGCCAGATGGTGGATAACGTGCTGGCGCAGCCGGAAGGCAAACGCCTGATGCTGCTCGCGCCGATCATTAAAGATCGCAAAGGCGAGCACGCTAAAACGCTGGAAAACCTCGCCAGCCAGGGCTATATCCGCGCGCGTATCGACGGCGAAGTTTGCGACCTGTCCGATCCGCCCAAGCTTGAGCTGCAGAAGAAGCACACCATTGAAGTGGTCGTGGATCGCTTTAAAGTGCGCGAAGATATCGCCCAGCGCCTGGCCGAGTCGTTTGAAACCGCGCTGGAGCTGTCCGGCGGCTCTGCCGTTGTCGCCGATATGGACGATGAAAAAGCGGAAGAGCTGCTGTTCTCCGCCAACTTTGCCTGCCCGGTTTGCGGCTACAGCATGCGCGAGCTGGAACCTCGTCTGTTTTCCTTTAACAACCCGGCCGGCGCCTGCCCAACCTGTGACGGCCTGGGCGTTCAGCAGTATTTCGATCCAGATCGCGTGGTACAAAACGGTGAGCTGTCGCTGGCCGGCGGGGCAATTCGCGGCTGGGATCGCCGTAACTTCTATTACTTCACCATGCTACGCTCGCTGGCCGAACACTATAAGTTTGACGTGGAATCTCCATGGAACGAGCTGAGCGACACGGTGAAGAAAGTGGTGCTGCACGGTTCCGGCAAAGAAACTATCGAATTCAAGTACATGAACGATCGCGGTGACACTTCCGTGCGCCGCCATCCGTTCGAAGGCGTGCTGCACAACATGGAGCGCCGCTACAAAGAGACGGAATCTTCCGCCGTTCGTGAAGAGCTGGCGAAGTTCATCAGCAACCGTCCTTGCACCAGCTGCGAAGGCACCCGTCTGCGCCGCGAAGCCCGCCACGTGTTTGTCGAAAACACCGCGCTGCCGACCATCTCTGACATGAGCATCGGCCATGCGATGGAATTCTTCCAGAACATGAAGCTGAGCGGCCAGCGCGCGCAAATCGCGGAAAAAGTGTTGAAAGAGATCGGCGACCGCCTGAAGTTCCTGGTGAACGTCGGCCTGAACTATCTTTCTCTCTCCCGCTCGGCAGAAACCCTGTCCGGCGGCGAAGCCCAGCGTATTCGCCTGGCAAGCCAGATTGGCGCCGGGCTGGTCGGCGTGATGTACGTGCTGGATGAGCCGTCTATCGGCCTGCACCAGCGCGATAACGAACGCCTGCTGGAAACCCTGATTCACCTGCGTAACCTCGGCAACACGGTGATTGTGGTAGAGCACGACGAAGACGCCATTCGCGCCGCCGACCATATTATCGATATTGGCCCTGGCGCGGGCGTTCACGGCGGCCAGGTGGTCGCGGAAGGCACCATGAAGGACATTATTGCGGTGCCGGAGTCCCTGACCGGGCAGTTCCTGAGCGGCAAACGCGAAATTGCGGTGCCGAAACAGCGCGTTGCCGCCGATCCGTCAAAAGTGCTCAAGCTCTCCGGTGCGAAAGGTAACAACCTGAAGGACGTCACGCTGACGCTGCCAGTGGGACTGTTTACCTGTATTACCGGGGTTTCCGGATCCGGGAAATCGACGCTGATCAACGATACGCTGTTCCCGATTGCCCAGCGCCAGCTGAACGGCGCCACTATCGCAGAACCTGCACCGTACCGCGACGTTCAGGGTCTGGAGCATTTCGATAAGGTTATCGATATTGACCAGAGCCCGATTGGCCGTACGCCACGATCCAACCCGGCTACCTACACCGGCGTGTTTACGCCAGTGCGTGAGCTGTTTGCAGGCGTACCGGAAGCGCGTTCACGCGGCTATACGCCGGGGCGCTTTAGCTTCAACGTTCGCGGCGGACGCTGCGAAGCCTGCCAGGGCGACGGCGTCATCAAAGTCGAAATGCACTTCCTGCCGGATATCTACGTGCCGTGCGACCAGTGCAAAGGCAAACGCTATAACCGTGAAACGCTGGAGATTAAGTACAAAGGCAAAAGCATTCACGAAGTGCTGGATATGACGATTGAAGACGCGCGTGAGTTCTTCGACGCCGTGCCGGCGCTGGCGCGCAAGCTGCAAACGCTGATCGACGTGGGCCTGTCCTACATCCGTCTTGGCCAGTCAGCCACCACGCTGTCGGGCGGTGAAGCGCAGCGCGTTAAGCTGGCGCGTGAGCTGTCCAAGCGCGGCACCGGCCAGACGCTGTATATCCTCGACGAGCCGACCACCGGCCTGCACTTTGCGGACATTCAGCAACTGCTGGAAGTGCTGCATCAGCTCAGGGATCAGGGCAACACCATCGTGGTGATTGAACACAACCTCGACGTGATTAAAACCGCAGACTGGATTGTGGATCTGGGTCCTGAAGGCGGCAGCGGCGGCGGCGAGATTCTGGTCTCCGGCACGCCGGAAACCGTCGCAAGCTGTGAAGCATCCCATACCGCGCGGTTCCTCAAACCGTTGCTGAAGCTGAAATAG